The following proteins are encoded in a genomic region of Carassius auratus strain Wakin unplaced genomic scaffold, ASM336829v1 scaf_tig00215588, whole genome shotgun sequence:
- the LOC113095064 gene encoding 4F2 cell-surface antigen heavy chain-like: MSNNSEVDMKDVELNEVEQEKQPMTEGEAGNSYAISPVSEKNGIVKVKIPDEESKFTGLSKEELMKVAGTPGWVKVRWALLILFWLGWLGMLAGAIAIIIQAPRCKPLPEMNWWNYGPLYQIGDVNSFTKSSDLKGLAEKVQAMDELKVKGLIIGPIHVSSADEPEELKLTEISKEAGNLIQFQELIKAAHKRGISVVLDLTPNYKGKEPWFADAVSTVVKLEPALVHWLGEGVDGFLFYGVEKVSTAALSLWEDVEVLIHNQTESVEKKKVLIGVTEQSSPDDIIAVLNKTGVDLLLTGALRNTSALDVARTVDRLYSTYGQTRLAWNIGGRVAGHLASLVGIVKVKLSYLLLLTLPGTPVFNYGDEIGLQDEVTKNPTMVWEDSQDNLTESKMDEKTTFRKFFKTLSEKRSKERSLQHGEYLPLFSSPSAMAYVRSWDQNERYIIAINWHSEENVTLHLKHAEIPEHATVVFSTSDDKRADEVLNLAQLKLKPEQGIMLKFPYTP, from the exons ATGAGCAACAATTCTGAAGTGGATATGAAAGATGTGGAGCTCAATGAGGTGGAGCAGGAGAAGCAGCCCATGACAGAGGGGGAGGCTGGAAATAGTTACGCTATCTCGCCTGTATCTGAGAAGAATGGCATTGTAAAGGTGAAGATTCCAGATGAGGAGAGCAAATTCACCGGGTTATCCAAAGAAGAGCTCATGAAAGTAGCTGGAACACCAGG GTGGGTTAAGGTTCGTTGGGCACTTCTTATCCTGTTCTGGCTTGGTTGGCTGGGCATGCTAGCTGGTGCGATTGCCATTATTATTCAAGCTCCTCGATGCAAGCCCCTCCCTGAGATGAACTGGTGGAACTATGGACCGCTGTACCAGATTGGAGATGTGaactcttttacaaagtcttcaGATCTGAAAG GTTTGGCTGAAAAGGTTCAGGCGATGGATGAGTTGAAGGTGAAGGGTCTGATCATTGGCCCGATCCATGTGTCCAGTGCTGACGAGCCTGAGGAACTGAAACTGACTGAGATTTCTAAAGAGGCTGGTAATCTGATACAGTTTCAAGAGCTCATTAAGGCTGCACACAAGCGAG GTATCTCTGTTGTTTTGGACCTGACCCCTAACTATAAAGGCAAAGAGCCCTGGTTTGCTGATGCTGTCAGCACTGTGGTCAAACTTGAG CCTGCTCTGGTCCATTGGCTAGGAGAAGGTGTAGATGGATTCCTCTTCTACGGTGTCGAGAAGGTTTCCACTGCAGCCCTGTCCCTTTGGGAGGATGTTGAAGTCCTTATCCACAACCAGACGGAATCAGTGGAAAAAAAGAA GGTCTTAATTGGTGTTACGGAACAGTCCTCTCCTGATGATATCATTGCTGTGTTGAACAAAACTGGTGTGGACCTGCTCCTCACTGGTGCTTTAAGAAACACATCTGCTCTGGACGTTGCCCGTACTGTTGATCGCTTGTATTCCACTTACGGTCAGACCAGACTGGCTTGGAACATAGGTGGGCGTGTTGCTGGACACCTGGCTTCACTGGTGGGGATTGTCAAAGTCAAGTTGAGTTACCTGCTGCTGCTCACTCTGCCAGGCACACCAGTGTTTAATTATGGGGATGAGATTGGACTGCAAGATGAG GTGACCAAAAACCCGACCATGGTATGGGAAGACTCTCAAGACAATCTGACAGAG AGCAAGATGGATGAAAAAACCACTTTCCGTAAGTTCTTCAAAACCTTGAGTGAAAAAAGGTCGAAAGAGCGCTCTTTGCAGCATGGAGAATACTTGCCTTTGTTCAGCTCGCCCTCCGCCATGGCCTATGTGCGAAGCTGGGACCAGAATGAGCGCTACATCATTGCAATTAACTGGCACTCAGAAGAAAATGTCACTCTTCATCTTAAGCATGCTGAGATCCCTGAACATGCTACAGTAGTGTTCAGTACTAGTGATGATAAACGTGCTGATGAAGTGCTTAACCTTGCACAACTAAAGCTGAAGCCAGAACAGGGTATAATGCTGAAGTTCCCTTACACTCCCTGA
- the LOC113095067 gene encoding guanine nucleotide-binding protein G(I)/G(S)/G(O) subunit gamma-3 → MKGDTPVNSTMSVGQARKLVEQLKIEASFCRIKVSKAAADLMAYCDAHACEDPLITPVPTSENPFREKKFFCALL, encoded by the exons ATGAAAGGAGACACCCCTGTGAACAGCACCATGAGCGTCGGTCAGGCCAGGAAGCTGGTGGAACAGCTGAAGATTGAAGCCAGTTTTTGTCGGATCAAG GTGTCTAAGGCAGCGGCGGACTTGATGGCATACTGTGATGCCCACGCATGTGAGGACCCTCTCATCACCCCTGTGCCCACTTCAGAAAACCCCTTCAGGGAGAAAAAGTTCTTCTGTGCTCTTCTCTGA
- the LOC113095066 gene encoding barrier-to-autointegration factor → MSSTSQKHKDFVAEPMGEKTVMALAGIGEVLGKRLEEKGFDKAYVVLGQFLVLRKDEELFREWLKDTCGANTKQQGDCYSCLREWCDSFL, encoded by the exons ATGTCGTcgacatcacaaaaacacaaggACTTTGTGGCGGAGCCCATGGGGGAGAAGACCGTGATGGCTCTCGCAGGAATCGGTGAAGTTCTTGGAAAGAGATTGGAAGAGAAGGGCTTTGACAAG GCGTATGTTGTTCTCGGACAGTTCTTGGTGCTGAGGAAAGATGAAGAGTTATTTCGGGAATGGTTGAAGGACACTTGTGGAGCCAACACTAAACAGCAGGGCGACTGTTACAGCTGTCTGAGAGAGTGGTGTGACTCCTTCCTGTAG